One part of the Leclercia sp. LSNIH1 genome encodes these proteins:
- the fabA gene encoding bifunctional 3-hydroxydecanoyl-ACP dehydratase/trans-2-decenoyl-ACP isomerase — protein MVDKRESYTKEDLLASGRGELFGAKGPQLPAPNMLMMDRVVKMTETGGNFDKGYVEAELDINPDLWFFGCHFIGDPVMPGCLGLDAMWQLVGFYLGWLGGEGKGRALGVGEVKFTGQVLPTAKKVTYRIHFKRIVNRRLIMGLADGEVLVDGRLIYTANDLKVGLFQDTSAF, from the coding sequence ATGGTAGATAAACGCGAATCCTATACAAAAGAAGATCTTCTTGCCTCTGGTCGCGGTGAACTGTTTGGCGCGAAAGGCCCGCAGTTACCGGCCCCGAACATGCTGATGATGGACCGTGTCGTGAAGATGACGGAAACCGGCGGCAACTTCGATAAGGGTTACGTAGAAGCAGAGCTCGATATCAACCCGGACCTGTGGTTCTTTGGTTGCCACTTTATTGGCGATCCGGTGATGCCAGGCTGCCTGGGTCTGGACGCGATGTGGCAGCTGGTTGGCTTCTACCTCGGCTGGCTGGGTGGCGAAGGCAAAGGCCGCGCGCTGGGCGTGGGTGAAGTGAAATTCACCGGTCAGGTTCTGCCGACCGCGAAAAAAGTTACCTACCGTATTCACTTCAAACGCATTGTTAACCGTCGCCTGATTATGGGCCTGGCGGATGGCGAAGTGCTGGTCGACGGGCGTCTGATCTACACCGCGAACGACCTGAAAGTGGGTCTGTTCCAGGACACCTCCGCATTCTGA
- the rmf gene encoding ribosome modulation factor, with the protein MKRQKRDRLERAHQRGYQAGIAGRSKEMCPYQTLNQRSQWLGGWREAIGDRAVLA; encoded by the coding sequence ATGAAGAGACAGAAACGAGATCGCCTTGAAAGGGCTCATCAACGTGGTTATCAGGCTGGCATCGCCGGACGTTCAAAAGAAATGTGTCCCTATCAGACCTTGAATCAGAGGTCACAATGGTTAGGGGGCTGGCGAGAAGCCATCGGAGACAGGGCAGTACTTGCTTGA
- a CDS encoding ABC transporter ATP-binding protein: protein MSLISMHGAWLSFSDAPLLDNAELHIEDNERVCLVGRNGAGKSTLMKILNREQGLDDGRIIYEQDLVVARLQQDPPRNVQGSVYDFVAEGIEEQAEYLKRYHEISHLVMTDPSTKNLNEMARLQELLDHHGLWQLENRINEVLAQLGLEADMPLASLSGGWLRKAALGRALVSGPKVLLLDEPTNHLDIETIDWLEGFLKTFNGTIIFISHDRSFIRNMATRIVDLDRGKLVTYPGDYDTYLLEKEENLRVEELQNAEFDRKLAQEEVWIRQGIKARRTRNEGRVRALKAMRRERSERREVMGSAKMQVEEASRSGKIVFEMENVNYQVDGKVLVKDFSAQVQRGDKIALIGPNGCGKTTLLKLMLDQLKADSGRIHCGTKLEVAYFDQHRAELDPDKTVMDNLAEGKQEVMVNGKPRHVLGYLQDFLFHPKRAMTPVRALSGGERNRLLLARLFLKPSNLLILDEPTNDLDVETLELLEELIDSYQGTVMLVSHDRQFVDNTVTECWIFEGQGRIGQYVGGYHDARGQQAQSQATKQSKAKVEAEVAVPKAENSKRTTAKLSYNLQRELEGLPQRLEELEASLESLQAQVADASFFSQPHDYTQKVLADMAQAEQALEEAFERWEYLEALKNGA, encoded by the coding sequence ATGTCATTAATTAGTATGCATGGGGCGTGGCTGTCGTTCAGCGACGCGCCGCTTCTCGATAATGCTGAGCTGCATATCGAAGATAACGAACGTGTCTGTCTGGTGGGGCGTAATGGCGCCGGAAAATCGACGCTGATGAAGATCCTCAACCGCGAGCAGGGGCTGGATGACGGGCGCATTATTTACGAACAGGATCTGGTTGTGGCGCGTCTGCAGCAGGATCCGCCGCGCAACGTTCAGGGCAGCGTCTACGATTTTGTCGCCGAAGGCATCGAAGAGCAGGCCGAATACCTGAAGCGCTACCACGAGATCTCACATCTGGTGATGACCGATCCCAGCACCAAAAACCTGAATGAGATGGCGCGCCTGCAGGAGCTGCTGGATCATCATGGCCTGTGGCAGCTGGAAAACCGCATCAACGAAGTGCTGGCGCAGTTAGGTCTGGAAGCGGACATGCCGCTGGCCTCTCTTTCTGGCGGCTGGCTGCGTAAGGCGGCGCTGGGCCGGGCGCTGGTCAGCGGGCCGAAAGTGCTGCTGCTTGATGAGCCGACCAACCACCTGGATATCGAAACCATTGACTGGCTGGAAGGGTTCCTGAAAACCTTCAACGGCACCATCATCTTCATCTCTCATGACCGTTCGTTTATCCGCAATATGGCGACCCGTATTGTCGATCTCGATCGCGGCAAGCTGGTGACCTATCCGGGGGATTACGACACCTATCTGCTGGAAAAAGAGGAAAACCTGCGGGTAGAGGAGCTGCAAAATGCAGAGTTCGACCGCAAGCTGGCGCAGGAAGAGGTGTGGATCCGTCAGGGCATTAAAGCGCGTCGTACCCGTAATGAAGGCCGCGTCCGTGCCCTGAAAGCGATGCGCCGCGAGCGCAGCGAACGCCGCGAGGTGATGGGCAGCGCGAAGATGCAGGTCGAAGAGGCGAGCCGTTCAGGCAAAATCGTCTTTGAGATGGAGAACGTCAACTACCAGGTCGACGGCAAGGTGCTGGTGAAGGACTTCTCCGCCCAGGTGCAGCGCGGCGACAAAATCGCCCTTATCGGCCCGAACGGCTGCGGTAAGACCACGCTGCTGAAGCTGATGCTGGATCAACTTAAGGCAGATAGCGGCCGCATCCACTGCGGTACCAAGCTCGAAGTGGCGTACTTCGACCAGCACCGCGCTGAGCTGGATCCGGATAAAACGGTGATGGACAACCTCGCCGAAGGCAAGCAGGAAGTGATGGTGAACGGTAAGCCGCGCCACGTGCTGGGCTATCTGCAGGACTTCCTGTTCCATCCAAAACGGGCGATGACCCCGGTGCGCGCCCTCTCTGGTGGGGAGCGTAACCGCCTGTTACTGGCGCGTTTGTTCCTGAAACCCAGCAACCTGCTTATTCTTGACGAACCGACCAACGATCTTGACGTTGAAACGCTGGAACTTCTGGAAGAACTGATTGATAGTTATCAGGGAACTGTGATGCTGGTCAGCCACGATCGTCAGTTCGTGGATAACACCGTCACCGAATGCTGGATCTTCGAAGGCCAGGGGCGAATTGGTCAGTATGTGGGCGGTTATCACGATGCCCGTGGGCAGCAGGCACAATCGCAGGCGACAAAACAGTCAAAAGCGAAGGTGGAAGCGGAAGTTGCTGTTCCAAAAGCAGAAAATAGCAAACGCACCACGGCCAAATTAAGCTATAACCTTCAGCGCGAACTGGAAGGCTTGCCGCAGCGTCTGGAAGAGCTCGAAGCCAGTCTGGAAAGTTTGCAGGCTCAGGTGGCAGACGCGTCATTCTTCAGCCAGCCGCATGACTATACTCAAAAAGTTCTGGCCGATATGGCCCAGGCTGAGCAGGCGCTGGAAGAGGCATTTGAACGCTGGGAATATCTTGAGGCTCTGAAAAACGGCGCATAA
- the pqiB gene encoding intermembrane transport protein PqiB has protein sequence MEKRSGEAKVQKVRNWSPVWIFPIVTALIGAWILFYHYSHQGPEVTLITTNAEGIEGGKTTIKSRSVDVGVVESATLTDDLTHVEIKARLHAGMEKLLHGDSVFWVVKPQVGREGISGLGTLLSGAYIELQPGKKGVQPAEYQLLDSPPLAPPDAKGIRVILDSKKAGQLSPGDPVLFRGYRVGSVETSTFDTQKRTISYQLFINAPNDRLVTSNVRFWKDSGIAVDLTSAGMRVEMGSLSTLFGGGVSFDVPEGLDQGQPVAQHTAFKLYDDQRSIQDSLYTDHIDYLMFFKDSVRGLQPGAPVEFRGIRLGTVAKVPFFAPGMRQVLDDDYRIPVLIRIEPERLINQVGDTPDIAQHIDGLMKRGLRGSLKTGNLVTGALYVDMDFFPKEPPLKAIREFGGYKIIPTVSGGLAQIQQRLMETLDKINNLPLNPMIQQATNTLSESQATMRRLQATLDNLNKLTASQSMQQLPQDMQKTLRELNRSMQGFQPGSAAYNKMVADMQRLDQVLRELQPVLKTLNTKSNALVFEAKEKKDPEPKGAK, from the coding sequence ATGGAAAAGAGAAGCGGAGAGGCGAAAGTGCAGAAGGTCAGAAACTGGTCGCCGGTGTGGATTTTCCCCATCGTGACTGCCCTGATCGGTGCCTGGATCTTGTTTTATCATTACAGCCATCAGGGTCCGGAAGTGACGTTAATCACCACCAACGCCGAGGGCATTGAGGGCGGTAAAACCACCATCAAAAGCCGCAGCGTGGATGTGGGGGTCGTCGAAAGCGCGACCCTGACTGACGACCTGACACACGTAGAGATCAAAGCCCGTCTCCACGCTGGCATGGAGAAGCTGCTACACGGCGACTCGGTGTTCTGGGTGGTGAAACCGCAGGTGGGCCGTGAAGGCATCAGCGGTCTGGGTACGTTGTTATCCGGGGCATATATTGAACTGCAACCGGGCAAAAAGGGCGTCCAGCCAGCGGAATATCAACTTCTGGACTCACCGCCGCTGGCGCCACCCGATGCGAAGGGGATCCGCGTCATCCTCGACAGTAAAAAAGCGGGCCAGCTGAGTCCGGGCGATCCGGTATTGTTCCGCGGTTATCGCGTGGGTTCCGTTGAAACCAGCACGTTTGACACCCAAAAACGCACCATCAGTTACCAGCTGTTTATCAATGCGCCTAACGATCGCCTGGTGACCAGCAACGTGCGTTTCTGGAAAGACAGCGGTATCGCCGTGGACTTAACCTCAGCCGGTATGCGCGTCGAAATGGGCTCACTCTCTACGCTCTTCGGCGGTGGCGTCAGTTTTGACGTGCCGGAAGGGCTGGATCAGGGCCAGCCGGTGGCGCAGCACACGGCATTCAAGCTCTATGACGATCAGAGAAGCATTCAGGATTCGCTCTATACCGACCATATCGACTACCTGATGTTCTTCAAAGATTCTGTCCGCGGTCTGCAGCCGGGCGCGCCGGTTGAATTCCGCGGTATCCGTCTCGGAACCGTCGCTAAGGTGCCGTTCTTTGCGCCGGGTATGCGCCAGGTGCTGGATGATGACTACCGTATTCCGGTGCTGATCCGCATTGAGCCGGAGCGTCTGATTAATCAGGTTGGCGATACGCCGGACATTGCTCAGCATATCGACGGGCTGATGAAGCGCGGCCTGCGCGGCTCGCTCAAAACCGGTAATCTGGTGACCGGGGCGCTGTATGTGGATATGGACTTCTTCCCGAAAGAGCCGCCGCTAAAAGCGATCCGCGAGTTTGGCGGGTATAAAATTATCCCGACCGTTAGTGGTGGCCTGGCGCAGATCCAACAGCGTCTGATGGAAACGCTGGATAAGATCAACAACCTGCCGCTCAATCCGATGATTCAGCAGGCCACCAACACGCTTAGTGAAAGCCAGGCGACGATGCGCCGACTGCAGGCCACGCTGGATAATCTCAACAAGCTCACCGCCAGCCAGTCGATGCAGCAGCTGCCGCAGGACATGCAGAAGACGCTGCGTGAACTGAACCGCAGTATGCAGGGCTTCCAGCCGGGCTCCGCGGCATATAACAAGATGGTGGCGGATATGCAGCGCCTCGATCAGGTTCTGCGTGAGCTCCAGCCGGTACTGAAAACGCTGAATACCAAGAGCAATGCGCTGGTATTCGAAGCAAAAGAGAAAAAGGACCCTGAGCCGAAGGGGGCTAAGTAA
- the pqiA gene encoding membrane integrity-associated transporter subunit PqiA, with product MCEHHHADRHILCSQCDMLVALPVLEHGHKAACPRCGTTLTTEWDAPRQRPTAYAIAALFMLFLSNLFPFINMKVGGITSEVHLLEIPRVMFSENYASLGTFFLLFVQIVPAFCLVVILLLVNRAHMPGALKIRLARILFQLKSWGMAEIFLAGILVSFVKLMAYGDIGIGSSFIPWCLFCILQLRAFQCVDRRWAWDDIAPAPVLPQTLQPGVPGINQNLRLCACCTAILPADQYVCPRCATKGHVRRKNSLQWTMALLITSMILYLPANILPIMITDLLGDRMPSTIMAGVVLLWSEGSYPVALVIFIASIMVPTLKMIAIAWLCWDAKGHGKRDSERMHLIYEVVEFVGRWSMIDVFVIAVLSALVRIGGLMSIYPAIGAVMFALVVIMTMFAAMTFDPRLSWDRESASSHEDE from the coding sequence ATGTGTGAACATCACCATGCCGACCGGCATATTTTATGCTCACAGTGCGATATGCTCGTGGCGCTTCCGGTGCTCGAGCATGGCCACAAAGCGGCATGCCCGCGCTGCGGGACAACGCTGACAACAGAGTGGGATGCGCCGCGGCAGCGTCCTACTGCTTATGCCATTGCTGCGTTGTTTATGCTCTTTCTCTCCAATCTTTTCCCCTTTATTAATATGAAGGTGGGGGGGATCACCAGCGAAGTCCATTTGCTGGAGATACCCCGCGTGATGTTCTCAGAGAATTACGCCAGTCTGGGAACATTCTTTTTACTTTTCGTCCAGATCGTTCCGGCGTTTTGCCTGGTGGTTATCTTACTGCTCGTGAACCGGGCGCATATGCCCGGAGCACTGAAAATCAGGCTGGCGCGGATCCTGTTCCAGTTGAAAAGCTGGGGGATGGCGGAGATTTTCTTAGCCGGTATTCTGGTGAGCTTTGTTAAGCTGATGGCCTACGGCGATATCGGCATTGGCAGCAGTTTTATTCCCTGGTGCCTGTTCTGTATCCTGCAACTACGCGCGTTTCAGTGCGTGGATCGCCGTTGGGCATGGGACGATATCGCTCCTGCGCCCGTATTGCCGCAAACGCTGCAACCCGGTGTGCCGGGAATCAACCAAAATTTGCGCTTATGCGCCTGCTGCACAGCGATCCTTCCTGCCGACCAGTATGTCTGCCCACGTTGCGCAACAAAAGGGCATGTGCGGCGTAAAAACAGTCTTCAGTGGACCATGGCACTGCTTATTACCTCCATGATCCTCTATCTCCCGGCCAACATTCTGCCGATTATGATTACCGACCTGCTGGGCGATAGAATGCCATCGACTATCATGGCCGGGGTTGTACTGCTATGGAGTGAAGGCTCCTATCCGGTTGCGCTGGTGATCTTTATCGCCAGTATTATGGTTCCCACGCTCAAAATGATTGCGATTGCCTGGCTCTGCTGGGATGCCAAAGGACACGGCAAGCGTGACAGCGAGCGGATGCATCTGATCTATGAAGTCGTAGAGTTTGTCGGGCGCTGGTCAATGATTGACGTCTTTGTGATTGCCGTCCTCTCTGCGCTGGTGCGTATAGGCGGATTAATGAGTATCTATCCCGCCATCGGAGCGGTGATGTTTGCATTGGTCGTGATTATGACCATGTTTGCGGCCATGACTTTCGACCCTCGGTTATCCTGGGATCGTGAGTCAGCGTCGAGCCATGAGGATGAATAA
- the matP gene encoding macrodomain Ter protein MatP, producing the protein MKYQQLENLESGWKWKYLVKKHREGELITCYLEASAAKEAVDLLLTLENEPILVNGWIEKHINPALLNRMKQTIRARRKRHFNAEHQHTRKKSIDLEFMVWQRLAGLAQRRGKTLSETIVQLIEDAEHKEKYASQMSTLKTDLQALLAGKK; encoded by the coding sequence ATGAAATATCAACAACTGGAAAATCTCGAAAGCGGCTGGAAATGGAAGTATCTGGTCAAAAAACACCGTGAAGGGGAGTTGATCACCTGCTACCTCGAAGCCAGTGCTGCAAAAGAAGCTGTAGATTTATTGCTGACCCTCGAAAATGAACCCATTCTGGTCAATGGCTGGATTGAAAAGCATATTAATCCTGCCTTACTGAACCGAATGAAGCAGACTATCCGTGCGCGGCGCAAACGGCACTTTAATGCTGAGCATCAACATACCCGTAAAAAGTCGATTGATCTGGAGTTCATGGTCTGGCAGCGTCTGGCCGGGCTCGCCCAGCGACGGGGGAAAACCTTGTCAGAAACCATCGTACAGCTGATTGAAGATGCGGAACATAAAGAGAAGTACGCCAGTCAGATGTCGACCCTGAAAACCGATCTCCAGGCGCTGCTGGCCGGTAAAAAGTAG
- a CDS encoding AAA family ATPase yields MTITKLAWRDLVPDTDSYQELFAQPDLAKEDEYILSDTQPRLHYALEQVLSPWATSPFMLLKAPDEVEYLNLLADAMRQLQPEAGTVFGGEYRIDGHTVTFEPATVPDSRFAVTGNIVQAGWTEAEQLFGCLRQFNGELTLHPGLVHQANGGVLVISLRTLLAQPLLWMRLKNSVSQQRFDWVAYDESRPLPVAVPSMPLTLKVVLIGDREALADFQEMEPELADQVVYSEFEESTQIADAEDMQQWLQWVYAVCQRAQLPTPAADAWPVLIREAVRYTGDQETLPLCPLWLGKQLREAAAMTEDDTVTGEQLSQMLVQREWREGYLADRMQDEILLEQILVETEGERVGQINALSVIEFPGHPRAFGEPSRISCVVHIGDGEFIDVERKAELGGNIHAKGMMIMQAFLMSELQLEQQIPFTASLTFEQSYSEVDGDSASMAELCALISALADVPVNQSIAITGSVDQFGRAQPVGGLNEKIEGFFTVCQQRGLSGKQGVIIPLPNVRHLSLSQELLKAVEEEQFSLWAIEDITDALPLLTNLEWDAEGQTTLMQTIQERIAQATQQEARHRYPWPLRWLNWFTPN; encoded by the coding sequence TTGACCATTACGAAACTTGCATGGCGTGACCTTGTTCCGGATACCGACAGTTATCAGGAACTGTTTGCACAGCCAGATCTCGCGAAAGAAGACGAATACATCCTCAGCGACACTCAGCCCCGTTTGCATTACGCGCTGGAGCAGGTGTTAAGCCCATGGGCTACCTCACCATTCATGTTGTTGAAAGCGCCAGACGAAGTGGAGTATCTGAATCTTCTGGCAGATGCCATGCGGCAGCTGCAGCCAGAAGCCGGAACGGTCTTTGGTGGTGAGTACCGCATCGATGGGCATACCGTTACCTTTGAACCCGCCACCGTACCCGATAGCCGTTTTGCTGTCACCGGCAACATCGTCCAGGCGGGCTGGACAGAAGCAGAGCAGCTGTTCGGCTGTCTGCGCCAGTTTAACGGTGAACTTACCCTGCACCCCGGTCTGGTTCATCAGGCAAACGGCGGCGTGCTGGTTATCTCCCTGCGCACGCTGCTTGCTCAGCCGCTTCTGTGGATGCGCCTGAAAAACAGCGTTAGCCAGCAGCGCTTCGATTGGGTGGCCTACGACGAGTCGCGCCCTCTTCCGGTCGCTGTGCCCTCTATGCCGCTCACCCTGAAAGTGGTGCTCATCGGCGATCGCGAAGCGCTGGCGGATTTCCAGGAGATGGAACCCGAACTGGCCGACCAGGTGGTCTACAGCGAGTTTGAAGAGAGTACCCAGATTGCGGATGCTGAAGATATGCAGCAATGGCTGCAGTGGGTTTACGCCGTCTGCCAGCGTGCGCAGCTGCCAACGCCTGCTGCCGATGCCTGGCCGGTGCTGATCCGCGAAGCGGTCCGCTATACCGGCGATCAGGAGACTCTGCCGCTTTGTCCTCTCTGGCTTGGCAAACAGCTGCGTGAAGCCGCAGCCATGACCGAAGACGATACGGTCACCGGCGAACAGCTCTCCCAGATGCTGGTGCAGCGCGAATGGCGTGAAGGCTATCTTGCCGATCGCATGCAGGATGAGATCCTGCTTGAGCAGATCCTGGTTGAAACCGAAGGCGAACGCGTCGGGCAGATCAACGCTCTGTCGGTAATTGAATTCCCTGGCCACCCGCGCGCCTTTGGCGAGCCGTCGCGTATCAGCTGCGTCGTGCATATCGGCGACGGTGAGTTTATCGATGTCGAACGCAAAGCCGAGCTGGGCGGGAATATTCACGCCAAGGGCATGATGATCATGCAGGCCTTCCTGATGTCGGAACTGCAGCTCGAGCAGCAGATCCCCTTCACCGCCTCGCTGACCTTCGAGCAGTCCTACAGCGAAGTGGATGGCGACAGTGCGTCGATGGCAGAGCTGTGTGCCCTCATCAGCGCCCTGGCCGATGTGCCGGTGAATCAGAGCATTGCGATCACCGGTTCCGTGGACCAGTTTGGTCGCGCGCAGCCGGTCGGCGGTCTGAATGAGAAGATCGAGGGCTTCTTTACCGTTTGCCAGCAGCGTGGGCTGAGCGGTAAACAGGGTGTGATCATTCCTCTTCCGAACGTGCGTCATCTCAGCCTCAGTCAGGAACTGCTGAAGGCGGTAGAAGAGGAACAATTCAGCCTCTGGGCCATCGAAGACATTACAGATGCGCTACCCTTACTGACAAACCTGGAGTGGGACGCCGAGGGGCAAACCACACTGATGCAGACTATCCAGGAACGAATTGCGCAGGCAACGCAACAGGAAGCGCGCCACCGTTATCCTTGGCCGTTACGCTGGTTGAACTGGTTCACGCCAAACTGA
- the pqiC gene encoding membrane integrity-associated transporter subunit PqiC: protein MKKWLIITAVALLTACSASENKSYYQLPLAAQAGGQTTASQGNRLLWVEQVAVPDYLAGNGVVYQTSDVQYVIASNNLWASPLDQQLRNTLVANLGSQLPGWVVASQPLGSDQDTLNVNVTGFHGRYDGRVIVSGEWLLNHQGQLIKRPFHLELIQQKDGYDEMVKVLAQGWAQESASIAREISRLP, encoded by the coding sequence ATGAAAAAATGGCTAATCATCACCGCAGTGGCGCTTCTGACCGCCTGTAGCGCATCAGAGAACAAGAGCTATTATCAGCTGCCGCTGGCAGCGCAGGCGGGCGGGCAAACGACGGCCAGCCAGGGGAACCGCCTGCTGTGGGTCGAACAGGTAGCGGTCCCTGATTATCTCGCCGGTAATGGCGTGGTCTATCAGACCAGCGATGTACAGTACGTCATCGCCAGCAACAATCTATGGGCCAGCCCGCTGGATCAGCAGCTGCGTAACACGCTGGTCGCCAACCTTGGCAGCCAACTGCCGGGATGGGTGGTAGCCTCGCAGCCGCTGGGAAGCGACCAGGATACGCTTAACGTCAATGTCACTGGCTTCCACGGGCGCTATGATGGCAGGGTGATCGTCAGCGGGGAGTGGCTGCTGAACCATCAGGGTCAGCTGATCAAACGACCTTTCCATCTGGAGCTGATCCAGCAGAAAGATGGTTACGATGAGATGGTAAAAGTGCTGGCCCAGGGCTGGGCGCAGGAGTCTGCCAGCATTGCGAGAGAGATCTCCCGACTGCCATAA